The following are from one region of the Nymphaea colorata isolate Beijing-Zhang1983 chromosome 7, ASM883128v2, whole genome shotgun sequence genome:
- the LOC116257504 gene encoding flavonoid 3'-monooxygenase CYP75B137-like, translated as MIGDLIDSPIHLVVLIAALWALIWYFRRQNSRLPPGPSGWPLIGSLPALGAMPHHSISELAKRYGPILSLRLGTTTVVAACSASAAREFLKHNDANFLSRPSNAVSKHMPYGSHDMVWAEHGPRWRSLRKICAVHLFSNTALDDFRIVREKEVGILAASLARAGEVGEIVGVGEAVHLCIANVLGKVLIGRRLFEGGEDAREYREMVLEGMQLLGVFNIGDFVPSLEWMDLMGVAKKMKVHHRRHDGFMQRIMDEHAFSSLQGDFLSVLLRLKDDPVGLDGLDGKLTDIDIKALLTDLFTAGTDTSTSTVEWAIAELIKHPHVQKKVQAELDSVVGRDRLVKESDIPNLTYLQAIVKETFRLHPSTPLSLPRIASESCEVAGYHIPKGARLLVNVWAISRDPSIWTDPLEFQPERFMPGSKYEHIDVRGNDFEVIPFGAGRRICPGVSMGIKMVQLMAATLVHGFEWELPVGQLSEALNMDEAFGITLQRTMPLKIQPKLRLASRAYLLA; from the exons ATGATAGGCGATTTGATCGACAGTCCTATCCATCTCGTCGTGCTCATTGCTGCCCTATGGGCGCTGATCTGGTATTTTCGGCGGCAGAACAGCCGACTGCCACCGGGCCCCAGCGGCTGGCCCCTGATCGGCAGCCTCCCGGCCCTCGGTGCGATGCCCCACCACTCCATCTCCGAGCTCGCTAAGCGCTACGGCCCCATCCTCTCCCTCCGCCTCGGCACCACCACGGTGGTCGCCGCGTGCTCGGCGTCGGCGGCACGCGAGTTCTTGAAGCACAACGACGCCAATTTCCTGTCGCGGCCTTCGAACGCCGTGTCGAAGCACATGCCGTATGGCTCACATGACATGGTGTGGGCGGAGCACGGGCCTAGGTGGCGGAGCCTGCGGAAGATCTGCGCTGTCCACCTCTTCTCTAACACGGCGCTCGACGACTTCCGGATCGTTAGGGAGAAAGAGGTGGGGATCCTGGCGGCGTCATTGGCGCGGGCCGGCGAGGTGGGGGAGATCGTCGGTGTGGGGGAGGCAGTGCACTTGTGCATCGCGAACGTGCTGGGGAAGGTGCTGATAGGGAGAAGGCTGTTCGAGGGTGGGGAGGACGCCAGAGAGTACAGGGAGATGGTGTTGGAGGGGATGCAGCTGTTGGGGGTGTTCAACATAGGGGACTTTGTGCCTTCGCTGGAGTGGATGGATCTCATGGGTGTGGCCAAGAAGATGAAGGTGCACCACCGGAGGCACGATGGCTTCATGCAGAGGATTATGGATGAGCATGCGTTCTCTTCTTTGCAGGGCGACTTTCTCAGCGTGCTGCTGCGGCTGAAGGATGATCCCGTCGGTCTTGATGGTCTAGATGGCAAGCTGACAGATATTGACATCAAAGCCTTACtaact GATCTGTTCACAGCTGGTACCGACACTTCAACAAGCACAGTAGAATGGGCAATTGCTGAGCTGATCAAGCACCCCCATGTCCAAAAGAAAGTTCAGGCCGAACTCGATTCTGTTGTTGGCCGGGACCGGCTGGTCAAGGAATCAGACATACCAAATCTAACGTATCTTCAGGCAATTGTCAAGGAGACATTCCGCCTCCATCCATCGACACCACTCTCCCTCCCGCGCATTGCCAGCGAGAGCTGTGAGGTTGCCGGCTACCACATTCCCAAGGGTGCGCGCCTCTTGGTCAACGTCTGGGCTATCAGCCGGGACCCGAGCATATGGACCGACCCACTGGAATTTCAGCCGGAGAGGTTCATGCCTGGATCCAAGTATGAGCACATAGATGTAAGGGGAAATGACTTTGAAGTGATACCATTCGGGGCAGGCCGAAGAATTTGCCCCGGTGTGAGCATGGGCATAAAGATGGTGCAGCTGATGGCTGCGACCTTGGTCCATGGGTTCGAATGGGAGCTGCCGGTGGGCCAGCTTTCAGAGGCATTAAATATGGATGAGGCTTTTGGAATCACTTTGCAGAGGACCATGCCCCTCAAGATTCAACCTAAGCTCAGGCTTGCTTCAAGAGCTTACCTCCTTGCTTAG
- the LOC116257503 gene encoding flavonoid 3'-monooxygenase CYP75B137-like: MIGDLIASPIHLIVLLAALWAVIWYFRRQNSRLPPGPSGWPLIGSLPALGAMPHHSIAELAKRYGPILSLRLGTTTVVAACSASAAREFLKHNDTNFLSRPRNAVAKHMAYDSNDIVWAEYGPKWRSLRKICAVHLFSNKALDDFRLVREKEVGILAASLARAGGVGEIVAVGEAVHCCIANALGMVLIGRRVFEDGEDAREYKEMVVEGMQLLGVFNIGDFVPSLEWMDLMGVAKKMKDYYRRHDGFMQRIIDDHACSSSVGLQGDFLSVLLRLKDDPVGLDGLNGKLTDIDIKALLTDMFTAGTDTSTSTVEWAIAELIKHPQIQKKVQAELDSVVGRDRLVNESDIPNLTYLQAIVKETFRLHPSTPLSIPRIASESCEVAGYHIPKGAHLLINVWAISRDPSIWTYPLEFQPERFMPGSKYEHIDVRGNDFEVIPFGAGRRICPGMSMGIRSVQLITATLVHGFEWELPAGQLSEALNMDESYGITLQRAMPLKIHPKPRLASSAYLT, translated from the exons ATGATAGGCGACTTAATCGCCAGTCCTATCCATCTCATCGTGCTCCTTGCTGCCCTATGGGCAGTGATCTGGTACTTCCGGCGGCAGAACAGCCGACTGCCACCGGGCCCCAGCGGCTGGCCACTGATCGGCAGCCTGCCGGCCCTCGGTGCGATGCCCCACCACTCCATCGCGGAGCTCGCTAAGCGCTACGGCCCCATCCTCTCCCTCCGCCTCGGCACCACCACGGTAGTCGCCGCGTGCTCGGCGTCGGCGGCACGCGAGTTCTTGAAGCACAACGACACCAATTTCCTGTCGCGGCCGCGGAACGCCGTGGCGAAGCACATGGCGTATGACTCAAATGACATCGTGTGGGCGGAGTACGGGCCTAAGTGGCGGAGCCTGCGGAAGATCTGCGCCGTCCACCTGTTCTCTAACAAGGCGCTCGACGACTTCCGGCTCGTTAGGGAGAAAGAGGTGGGGATCCTGGCGGCGTCATTGGCGCGGGCAGGCGGGGTGGGGGAGATCGTCGCTGTGGGGGAGGCAGTGCACTGCTGCATCGCGAACGCGCTGGGGATGGTGCTGATAGGGAGAAGGGTGTTCGAGGATGGGGAGGACGCCAGAGAGTACAAGGAGATGGTTGTGGAGGGGATGCAGCTGTTGGGGGTGTTCAACATAGGGGACTTTGTGCCTTCGCTGGAGTGGATGGACCTCATGGGTGTggccaagaagatgaaggacTACTACCGGAGGCACGACGGCTTCATGCAGAGGATTATAGATGACCATGCGTGCTCTTCTAGCGTTGGATTGCAGGGCGACTTTCTCAGCGTGCTGCTGCGGCTGAAGGATGATCCCGTCGGTCTTGATGGTCTCAATGGCAAGCTGACGGATATTGACATCAAAGCCTTGCtaacc GATATGTTCACAGCTGGTACGGACACTTCAACAAGCACCGTGGAATGGGCAATTGCCGAGCTGATCAAGCACCCCCAAATCCAAAAGAAAGTTCAGGCCGAACTCGATTCTGTTGTTGGCCGGGACCGGCTGGTCAATGAATCAGACATACCAAATCTGACGTATCTGCAGGCTATTGTCAAGGAGACATTCCGCCTCCACCCATCGACGCCTCTCTCAATCCCGCGCATTGCCAGTGAAAGCTGCGAGGTAGCCGGCTACCACATCCCCAAGGGTGCGCACCTCTTGATCAATGTCTGGGCTATCAGCCGGGACCCGAGCATATGGACCTATCCATTGGAATTCCAGCCAGAGAGGTTCATGCCTGGATCCAAGTATGAGCACATAGACGTAAGGGGGAATGACTTTGAAGTGATACCTTTCGGGGCAGGCCGAAGAATTTGCCCGGGCATGAGCATGGGCATAAGGTCGGTGCAGCTGATCACCGCGACCTTGGTCCATGGGTTCGAATGGGAGCTGCCGGCAGGTCAGCTTTCAGAGGCATTAAATATGGATGAGTCTTATGGAATCACTTTGCAGAGGGCCATGCCCCTCAAGATCCACCCTAAACCCAGGCTTGCTTCAAGCGCTTACCTTACTTAG